The proteins below come from a single Chryseobacterium nepalense genomic window:
- a CDS encoding ribonuclease Z yields MSTYLTILGFNSAIPTINSSPTAQFLEMEERSFLIDCGEGTQVQLRKAKAKFSRINHIFISHLHGDHCFGLPGLIASFRLLGRETPLHVYGPKGIKKMLETIFTITETHRGFEVVYHELDKDYSEKIYEDNRVEVYTIPLDHRIYCNGYLFKEKPKERHLNMQEISKYKEIETCDYHNIKAGKDFVLSDGYVLKNEILTTDPVPPVSYAFCSDTRYLENVIPVIKNVNVLYHESTFLHDLKDMADYTGHTTAVEAAMIARKAEVGKLILGHFSNRYADLTVFTDEARTIFPNTFLPKALEPVKI; encoded by the coding sequence ATTTAACGATATTAGGCTTTAATTCGGCAATTCCCACCATCAATTCTTCTCCTACCGCACAATTCCTGGAAATGGAGGAAAGGTCTTTTCTGATTGATTGTGGAGAAGGAACACAGGTTCAGCTGAGAAAAGCAAAAGCGAAATTTTCGAGAATTAATCATATTTTCATTTCCCATCTTCACGGAGACCACTGTTTTGGTCTTCCCGGCCTTATTGCATCTTTCCGTCTTTTAGGAAGAGAAACACCGTTGCATGTATACGGACCGAAGGGAATAAAAAAAATGCTGGAAACTATTTTTACCATTACCGAAACCCATCGCGGTTTTGAAGTGGTTTATCACGAACTGGATAAGGACTATTCCGAAAAAATTTATGAAGACAACCGGGTAGAGGTATACACTATTCCTCTTGATCACAGGATTTATTGCAACGGATATCTCTTTAAGGAAAAGCCTAAAGAAAGACACCTGAATATGCAGGAAATTTCAAAATACAAAGAAATTGAAACCTGCGATTATCACAATATTAAGGCAGGAAAAGATTTTGTGCTGAGCGATGGGTATGTTCTCAAAAATGAAATTCTTACAACAGATCCGGTTCCTCCGGTTTCTTATGCGTTTTGCAGCGATACACGTTATCTTGAAAATGTGATTCCCGTCATTAAAAACGTTAATGTCCTTTATCATGAATCCACTTTTTTACATGATTTAAAGGATATGGCAGATTATACCGGACATACGACCGCAGTGGAAGCAGCAATGATTGCCAGAAAAGCTGAGGTAGGAAAACTTATTTTAGGACACTTCTCAAACAGGTATGCAGATCTTACAGTATTCACTGATGAAGCAAGAACCATCTTTCCGAATACTTTCTTACCGAAGGCACTGGAGCCTGTGAAAATTTAA
- a CDS encoding TIGR02757 family protein codes for MLNFEELKIFLDEKADQYNHPDFIGNDPIQIPHRFTLKQDIEIAGFLAATISWGNRKAIIKSAEKMLDIMGNTPHDFVLNHSEKDLRSIEDKSIHRTFNGEDFVYFMKQFNRIYRENQSLESLFRLHESETSFLHSVERFRSSFLGAEKHRSHKHVSSPYKNSSTKRIIMFLRWMVRKDKRGVDFGIWENTGQQYLSIPLDVHTGNISRKLGLISRTQNDWKTVEELDAVIRKFDEKDPAKYDFALFGLGVTKELL; via the coding sequence ATGTTGAATTTTGAAGAACTGAAAATCTTCCTGGATGAAAAAGCAGACCAGTATAATCATCCGGATTTTATCGGGAATGATCCTATACAGATTCCGCATCGGTTCACCCTGAAACAGGATATTGAAATAGCAGGTTTTCTGGCAGCAACGATTTCCTGGGGAAACCGGAAAGCGATTATAAAATCTGCTGAAAAAATGTTGGATATTATGGGGAATACCCCTCATGATTTCGTATTGAATCATTCGGAAAAAGATTTGAGATCTATTGAAGATAAAAGCATTCACCGCACTTTCAATGGAGAAGATTTTGTGTATTTTATGAAACAGTTTAACAGGATTTACCGTGAAAATCAAAGTCTTGAAAGCTTATTCAGACTCCATGAATCGGAAACCAGTTTTCTGCATTCTGTTGAACGGTTCAGAAGCAGTTTTTTGGGTGCTGAAAAACACAGAAGCCACAAACATGTAAGTTCACCGTATAAAAATTCTTCCACCAAAAGGATCATCATGTTCCTGCGTTGGATGGTGCGAAAGGATAAGCGTGGCGTAGATTTTGGTATCTGGGAAAATACAGGACAGCAATATCTTTCCATTCCGCTGGATGTGCATACGGGAAATATTTCAAGGAAGTTAGGGCTTATTTCAAGAACGCAGAACGACTGGAAAACGGTAGAAGAGCTGGACGCCGTAATCAGAAAGTTTGATGAGAAAGATCCCGCAAAATATGATTTTGCATTGTTCGGATTAGGAGTTACCAAAGAATTATTATAA
- a CDS encoding DUF1003 domain-containing protein — protein MKKYEEKTEALEKIANGITWWIGSIPSLIAHTLFFIISFVLPLLGLVEFDKMLLILTTVVSLEAIYLAIFIQMSVNKSHEKIEDIQEDIEDIQEDIEEISEDIEEISEDIEEINEDIEDIQEDIEEINEEDEEDDHSERAKNVMLKSNVSSNKNEIKALKDKIQELQEKINELKNE, from the coding sequence ATGAAAAAGTACGAAGAAAAAACTGAGGCTTTAGAAAAAATTGCCAACGGAATTACCTGGTGGATAGGTTCTATACCGTCTCTGATTGCACATACATTGTTTTTTATTATATCATTTGTTTTACCGCTTTTGGGCTTGGTGGAATTTGATAAAATGTTGCTGATTCTTACCACGGTAGTTTCTTTGGAAGCAATTTATCTAGCTATTTTTATTCAGATGTCCGTCAATAAAAGCCATGAGAAAATTGAAGACATCCAGGAGGATATTGAGGATATCCAGGAAGATATTGAAGAGATCAGCGAAGATATAGAGGAAATCAGTGAGGATATTGAAGAAATTAACGAAGATATTGAAGATATCCAGGAAGATATTGAGGAAATTAATGAAGAAGATGAAGAAGATGATCACAGTGAGCGTGCAAAAAACGTGATGTTGAAAAGCAATGTAAGTTCAAATAAAAATGAGATCAAAGCACTTAAGGATAAAATTCAGGAGCTTCAGGAAAAAATTAATGAACTTAAGAATGAATGA
- a CDS encoding choice-of-anchor L domain-containing protein: MLNYRLKNYFFFLVLLLISGSAAAQHASRKNGKVKLTSESMKVGAFIDVNTASYPESSYNIQQLVQQVLINGTSSCATPNVSNVTVTPNHPVTNPDRFWGYFHKGTTNFPFEDGIVLTTGYAREAGNTAIATNLAGLISEGGDADLAAATNTNISNQRDAVALEFDFVPNSNQVKFNYIFASEEYTGGFPCNYSDAFALLIKPVAGGAYTNVAILPGGAGPVSVTNIRPATQFGGGTLTCGALNPTYFAGYNTTSIETNYNGRVVPLTAIADVTPGVAYHFKMVLADYNDQTLDSAVFLEGGSFDIGIKIVDANGVVLPDTVNMCDNTPQVLTALLTVSPGMTFQWYKDGVAINGATNVSYTATSPGAYEVKVSVPGNQCPASAVITIVGGTTPPAQNATLKLCTTPSVSTFNLNDATPLITTSTTAVVRYYVNQADAVAQNNNFLNASAVSSYNGADGQVLYVVVSNGAFCSKMVTLTLRKEATPIAQLTATKVRLCVGESTTLTAANGATYEWVGMTGTGATQTVSPTQTTTYSVYAIGAQGCKSLQPASITIEVVPAITSNLSGGMICQGDVITLDAGPGPNYSYLWNTGDTSQTISVGTPGTYSVTINNGVCSKVFTTQVIQAIIPEIINVNYNENGTMILTASNPSNGALEYSIDNGLTWQNSNTFSNVPRNTVVSIRVRVKKTSCVGFLQYFTFVMQNVITPNGDNINDIIDFRGVNQNKDFKASIFDRYGKEVYKASSLQPYWDGYFQGKRLPTSSYWYQVSFEDPASKKPALKTGWILLKNIE; this comes from the coding sequence ATGTTAAATTATAGACTGAAAAACTACTTCTTCTTTTTAGTGTTGCTTTTGATTTCAGGATCAGCTGCTGCTCAGCATGCGTCAAGAAAAAATGGTAAAGTTAAACTGACTTCCGAGAGTATGAAAGTGGGAGCTTTTATTGATGTGAATACCGCATCTTATCCGGAATCATCTTACAACATTCAGCAACTTGTTCAGCAGGTCCTTATCAACGGAACATCAAGCTGTGCAACGCCGAATGTAAGCAATGTAACGGTTACGCCCAATCATCCGGTGACTAATCCGGACAGGTTTTGGGGGTATTTTCATAAAGGAACAACCAATTTCCCTTTCGAAGACGGAATCGTTTTGACAACAGGCTACGCGAGAGAAGCCGGTAATACCGCAATTGCTACCAACCTTGCAGGTCTCATTTCCGAAGGTGGTGATGCAGATCTTGCTGCAGCAACCAATACCAATATCTCCAATCAGCGTGATGCTGTTGCTCTGGAATTTGATTTCGTACCGAATTCAAATCAGGTAAAATTTAATTATATATTTGCTTCCGAGGAATATACCGGAGGCTTTCCATGTAATTATTCGGATGCATTTGCATTACTTATCAAGCCTGTAGCGGGAGGTGCCTACACAAATGTTGCTATTCTTCCCGGAGGAGCTGGTCCTGTAAGTGTTACGAATATACGTCCTGCAACTCAGTTTGGAGGTGGTACACTTACCTGCGGGGCATTGAACCCTACTTATTTTGCAGGATATAACACTACAAGTATTGAAACCAATTACAACGGAAGGGTAGTACCCTTAACTGCAATTGCGGATGTAACTCCAGGTGTTGCCTACCATTTTAAGATGGTTCTTGCAGATTATAATGATCAGACTTTAGATTCTGCCGTATTCCTTGAGGGAGGTTCTTTTGATATAGGAATTAAAATTGTAGATGCCAACGGTGTTGTTTTGCCTGATACCGTAAATATGTGTGACAATACGCCACAGGTGTTAACAGCTTTGCTTACCGTATCACCAGGGATGACTTTCCAGTGGTATAAGGATGGAGTGGCAATCAATGGTGCAACCAATGTTTCTTATACAGCAACATCTCCCGGCGCTTACGAAGTGAAAGTGTCTGTACCGGGAAATCAGTGTCCTGCTTCTGCAGTAATAACCATTGTTGGAGGAACTACTCCGCCTGCACAGAATGCAACCCTGAAGCTGTGTACAACTCCTTCAGTTTCTACATTTAATTTAAATGATGCAACTCCGTTAATCACCACGTCAACGACTGCTGTTGTAAGGTACTATGTTAACCAGGCTGATGCGGTTGCACAAAATAATAATTTCCTGAATGCTTCTGCAGTAAGCAGTTATAATGGTGCCGACGGGCAGGTATTGTACGTTGTTGTTTCCAACGGTGCTTTTTGTAGTAAAATGGTTACATTAACTCTAAGAAAAGAGGCAACGCCAATTGCACAGCTTACGGCCACTAAAGTAAGATTATGCGTAGGTGAATCTACTACTCTTACAGCAGCCAACGGAGCTACTTACGAATGGGTAGGAATGACGGGCACCGGAGCAACCCAAACGGTTTCTCCAACTCAGACAACAACCTATTCTGTTTATGCTATCGGCGCACAAGGATGTAAATCACTTCAGCCGGCATCTATTACAATAGAAGTAGTCCCTGCTATTACTTCAAACCTTTCCGGTGGAATGATCTGCCAAGGGGATGTAATTACTCTTGATGCAGGACCTGGACCAAACTACAGCTATTTATGGAACACAGGAGATACGTCGCAAACAATTTCCGTAGGAACTCCGGGGACATATTCTGTGACAATCAATAATGGTGTTTGTTCAAAAGTATTTACAACACAGGTGATTCAGGCTATTATTCCTGAAATTATCAACGTAAATTATAATGAGAACGGAACAATGATTCTTACGGCAAGTAACCCAAGCAATGGAGCATTGGAATATTCTATTGATAATGGTCTTACCTGGCAAAACTCCAATACATTCAGTAATGTACCGAGAAATACCGTGGTTTCAATTCGGGTAAGAGTTAAAAAAACGAGCTGTGTAGGATTCCTTCAGTATTTTACTTTTGTGATGCAGAATGTAATCACACCAAATGGAGATAATATTAATGATATCATCGATTTCAGAGGGGTGAATCAGAATAAAGATTTCAAGGCATCTATTTTCGATCGATATGGAAAAGAAGTTTACAAAGCAAGTAGTCTTCAGCCTTATTGGGACGGCTATTTCCAGGGGAAACGTCTGCCTACATCATCATACTGGTATCAGGTGAGTTTTGAGGATCCGGCAAGTAAAAAACCTGCATTGAAAACAGGATGGATCCTGCTTAAGAATATAGAATAA